In the genome of Leptospira noumeaensis, one region contains:
- a CDS encoding penicillin-binding protein activator LpoB — MRNLFLSLLFPFLFVSCSSVSYQKIDKAKATKQWGVLEVKETARSMSHSLSTYYKSELKTGYLEWKAIQNSTSEHIDTKLISNEILNQLTKDKVPFVDTSIREEASAEMAFGKTGMVSAESRLAVGKFKSPSHKIKGEINEVVNYESGSRIQYITVTLFLVSLETNQIVWSEQTNFLKTSRVEGYGL; from the coding sequence ATGCGCAATTTATTCCTCTCGCTTCTATTTCCATTTTTATTTGTTAGCTGCTCTTCTGTTTCCTACCAAAAAATAGACAAAGCCAAGGCCACCAAACAATGGGGAGTTTTGGAAGTCAAAGAAACTGCTCGCAGTATGAGCCATTCCTTATCTACATATTATAAGTCTGAATTGAAGACTGGTTATTTAGAATGGAAGGCAATTCAAAATTCTACCTCTGAACATATTGATACAAAACTTATTAGTAACGAAATTCTAAACCAACTCACAAAAGATAAGGTTCCGTTTGTGGACACTTCCATCCGTGAAGAGGCAAGTGCAGAGATGGCATTTGGGAAAACGGGAATGGTTTCGGCTGAGTCACGTTTGGCGGTGGGAAAGTTTAAATCACCTTCGCATAAAATCAAAGGTGAAATCAATGAAGTTGTGAATTATGAATCCGGATCTCGGATCCAATACATCACGGTGACACTTTTTCTTGTGAGTTTGGAAACCAATCAAATTGTTTGGTCGGAACAAACCAATTTTTTAAAAACAAGTCGTGTCGAAGGTTATGGCCTTTGA
- a CDS encoding DNA polymerase domain-containing protein → METFKGYLFDIYHSEQKIYLWLRSEEGELRLFSDKFFPTIYIDAPKNILQKLVKRFYELNALAEIPTFTEKRLFYENKEISVLKLVISKPQLLPKITNKLFNLYGKYDIYHSDIEITTGYMVEKDIYPLAYLEISYETKNNQKEIKNIQCFTNIQDLDYEVPNFRRVSLYLEKSQRISLQYNTLIVETNSDRYKIPTNNPTNLIHKLNEIFKKHDPDIVLTSYGDQILFPYLFKASQENHIPTEFDRDKTSTIRRSIQTQGTSFNTYGTIVFRAPSYPLFGRWHIDSKNGFVYKEADLMGIIELARISRLPIQKMARASTGKALTYIEVDVALRMDYLVPWQKSALESPKTALDLLNADKGGLVFQAKIQNGFVLENVAQLDFSQMYPKVMVTHNISPETINCLCCKNDPKIEIVPSLGYRICNKRRGVVSDALAHVIERRAHYKKQCKEPNQINKDYIEQKQSSLKWMLVTSFGYLGYRNAKFGKLESHEAVTAFGREKLLIAKEIAEDYGYNLVHAITDCIFIQKKDKSPITKENLQEICQTIKLKTKITMDIEGIFSWLSFPPSTEDEKMPVANRYMGRFTDGHFKGRGIALRRKDYPNYIKTAQQEMIRWMCQFETTADMLSREAEILEIFKKYDAPLSKGDVFWKDLLILRSTSHNPEDYSVDAPSAVAVKDLLEMGIHVQAGEKIRYLVVNKKSERKGERYKTEERIETKNSQNPLIYDKTYYRKRLLASFKEIWIGISSFQNFNDLISNEQLLPFKFQK, encoded by the coding sequence ATGGAAACTTTCAAAGGTTACTTGTTTGATATCTACCACTCCGAACAAAAAATCTACCTTTGGCTAAGGTCTGAGGAAGGAGAACTTCGATTATTTTCTGATAAGTTCTTTCCAACAATTTACATTGACGCACCCAAAAACATTCTTCAAAAACTAGTAAAACGATTTTATGAGTTAAACGCGTTAGCAGAAATCCCAACCTTCACTGAAAAACGTCTTTTCTACGAAAACAAAGAAATCTCAGTTTTAAAATTGGTAATTTCTAAACCACAACTCCTACCAAAAATCACAAACAAACTTTTTAATCTCTATGGAAAATACGATATCTATCATTCTGATATCGAAATCACTACGGGTTATATGGTAGAAAAAGATATCTACCCCCTAGCTTATTTAGAAATAAGTTACGAAACAAAAAATAACCAAAAGGAAATTAAAAATATTCAGTGTTTCACAAATATCCAAGACTTAGACTACGAAGTTCCAAACTTCAGGAGAGTCTCTCTCTACTTAGAAAAAAGCCAAAGGATCTCTTTACAATATAACACACTAATAGTTGAAACCAATTCCGACCGATATAAAATACCAACAAACAATCCTACGAATTTAATCCATAAACTAAATGAAATATTCAAAAAACATGATCCCGACATAGTTCTCACTTCTTACGGTGACCAAATTCTATTTCCCTATCTCTTCAAGGCTTCACAAGAAAATCATATACCAACAGAATTTGATAGAGACAAAACAAGCACAATCAGGCGTTCGATACAAACACAAGGAACCAGTTTCAATACTTATGGAACGATCGTATTTAGAGCACCTTCTTATCCACTGTTCGGTCGCTGGCATATAGACTCAAAAAACGGATTTGTTTATAAAGAAGCAGATCTTATGGGAATTATTGAACTTGCTCGTATCTCTCGTTTACCAATCCAAAAGATGGCAAGAGCATCAACAGGCAAAGCACTCACCTATATTGAAGTGGATGTAGCATTGAGAATGGATTACCTTGTTCCTTGGCAAAAAAGTGCATTAGAATCCCCAAAAACAGCACTGGATCTTCTAAATGCCGACAAAGGTGGGTTAGTTTTTCAAGCAAAGATTCAAAATGGATTTGTATTAGAAAATGTTGCTCAACTAGATTTTTCTCAAATGTATCCCAAAGTAATGGTAACACATAATATATCTCCAGAAACAATCAATTGTTTGTGTTGCAAAAATGATCCCAAAATAGAAATAGTGCCATCTCTAGGATATCGAATCTGTAACAAAAGAAGAGGTGTTGTTTCCGACGCACTTGCACATGTTATAGAACGTAGAGCTCATTATAAAAAACAATGTAAAGAACCAAATCAAATTAACAAAGATTACATAGAACAAAAACAATCCAGTTTAAAATGGATGTTGGTTACCTCTTTTGGATATTTAGGTTATCGAAATGCAAAATTTGGGAAACTAGAAAGCCATGAAGCAGTAACAGCTTTTGGAAGAGAAAAACTACTTATAGCAAAAGAAATTGCAGAAGACTATGGCTATAACCTAGTGCACGCAATTACCGATTGTATCTTCATTCAAAAAAAAGATAAATCACCAATTACAAAAGAAAACCTTCAAGAAATTTGCCAAACAATAAAACTAAAAACCAAAATAACGATGGATATAGAAGGTATCTTCTCCTGGTTATCTTTTCCACCATCCACTGAAGATGAAAAAATGCCAGTCGCCAACCGTTATATGGGAAGGTTCACTGATGGACATTTTAAAGGGAGGGGTATTGCCTTACGGAGAAAAGACTACCCTAATTACATAAAAACTGCACAACAAGAAATGATTCGGTGGATGTGTCAGTTTGAAACGACAGCTGATATGCTATCAAGAGAAGCTGAGATTTTAGAAATCTTCAAAAAATACGATGCCCCACTCTCAAAAGGTGATGTTTTCTGGAAAGACCTCCTCATACTAAGATCTACCTCGCACAATCCAGAAGATTATAGTGTAGACGCTCCAAGTGCCGTGGCAGTCAAAGACTTATTAGAAATGGGTATCCATGTCCAAGCAGGAGAAAAAATTCGTTACTTGGTAGTGAACAAAAAATCAGAAAGAAAAGGAGAACGATACAAAACAGAAGAAAGAATAGAAACTAAAAACTCGCAAAATCCACTAATCTACGATAAAACCTATTACCGAAAACGATTACTCGCCTCATTCAAAGAAATCTGGATAGGAATTTCCAGTTTCCAAAACTTTAATGACCTAATCAGCAACGAACAGCTATTACCATTCAAATTCCAGAAATAA